Proteins encoded in a region of the Zea mays cultivar B73 chromosome 2, Zm-B73-REFERENCE-NAM-5.0, whole genome shotgun sequence genome:
- the LOC103646537 gene encoding adenylate isopentenyltransferase 5, chloroplastic, with amino-acid sequence MEHGAVAGKPKVVFVLGATATGKSKLAIALAERFNGEVINADKIQVHDGVPIITNKVTEEEQGGVPHHLLSVRHPDADFTAEEFRREAASAVARVLSAGRLPVVAGGSNTYIEALVEGDGAAFRAAHDLLFVWVDAEQELLEWYAALRVDEMVARGLVSEARAAFGGAGVDYNHGVRRAIGLPEMHAYLVAEREGVAGEAELAAMLERAVREIKDNTFRLARTQAEKIRRLSTLDGWDVRRIDVTPVFARKADGTECHELTWKKQVWEPCEEMVRAFLEPSLTAVPGVAVTEEGNAGVVATAAPAGDVVVPTGDVVTAVADA; translated from the coding sequence ATGGAGCACGGTGCCGTCGCCGGGAAGCCCAAGGTGGTGTTCGTGCTCGGCGCCACAGCGACAGGGAAGTCGAAGCTCGCCATCGCCCTCGCCGAGCGCTTCAACGGTGAGGTTATCAACGCTGACAAAATCCAGGTCCACGATGGCGTGCCCATCATCACGAACAAGGTCACAGAGGAAGAGCAGGGCGGGGTGCCCCACCACCTGCTCAGCGTCCGCCACCCGGACGCCGACTTCACTGCGGAGGAGTTCCGACGTGAGGCGGCCAGCGCCGTGGCCCGCGTGCTCTCGGCGGGCCGCCTCCCCGTCGTGGCAGGCGGGTCCAACACCTACATCGAGGCACTGGTGGAAGGcgacggcgccgccttccgcgcgGCGCACGACCTCCTCTTCGTCTGGGTGGACGCGGAGCAGGAGCTGCTGGAGTGGTACGCCGCGCTGCGCGTGGACGAGATGGTGGCCCGCGGGCTGGTGAGCGAGGCTCGCGCGGCGTTCGGCGGCGCCGGGGTTGACTACAACCATGGCGTGCGCCGCGCCATCGGCCTGCCGGAGATGCACGCCTACCTGGTGGCGGAGCGCGAGGGCGTCGCTGGGGAGGCCGAGCTCGCGGCCATGCTGGAACGCGCGGTGCGCGAGATCAAGGACAACACCTTCCGCCTCGCGCGCACGCAGGCGGAGAAGATCCGGCGCCTCAGCACGCTCGACGGCTGGGACGTCCGCCGCATCGACGTGACCCCCGTGTTCGCGCGCAAGGCCGATGGCACTGAGTGCCACGAGCTGACTTGGAAGAAGCAGGTGTGGGAGCCGTGCGAGGAGATGGTGAGGGCTTTCCTCGAGCCGTCCCTGACTGCCGTTCCAGGTGTTGCAGTAACTGAAGAAGGGAACGCCGGCGTCGTCGCTACTGCTGCACCCGCTGGTGATGTCGTCGTCCCAACTGGCGATGTCGTCACCGCCGTGGCTGATGCATAA